The Brevibacillus brevis genome contains a region encoding:
- a CDS encoding sigma-70 family RNA polymerase sigma factor — MTLSTSSFHSTPRRWREVETQLGIVVPRSLRSDTSALLFLESVAATPMLDKEEELACLIRYQRDGDLEARETIVRAYLRYVVSTALRHLKRGMPFLDLIQEGTIGLFTAIDKFDVGRGVRLYHYSHWWISQAITRAINDKATLIRIPVHMHEQIRQYQKQVLHLVHALNRTPDRQEIAVLLDIPLEKVEAIELALMMKMESIDAELDSEKWQAWHEDESLSYAEIMDDGLSSLDDWIEKVDLRSQMRAALERLSPRAQEIISMRYGLYDDQVYTLEEVGKMFGLTRERIRQIEATTIDRLRTQKASHVLKDYLT; from the coding sequence ATGACTCTGAGTACCTCCTCGTTCCATTCAACTCCCCGTCGCTGGCGGGAAGTGGAGACACAGTTGGGAATTGTTGTCCCTAGATCACTTCGATCGGACACTTCTGCTCTACTGTTTTTGGAAAGCGTCGCTGCAACACCCATGTTGGACAAAGAAGAAGAGCTTGCTTGCCTGATTCGCTATCAAAGGGATGGCGATCTTGAAGCACGTGAAACGATTGTGCGCGCCTATTTACGATACGTAGTTAGTACCGCTTTGCGCCATTTGAAAAGAGGGATGCCGTTCCTGGATTTGATTCAGGAGGGCACGATAGGTTTGTTTACCGCGATTGACAAATTTGATGTGGGACGTGGCGTGCGTCTCTATCATTACTCGCACTGGTGGATCTCTCAAGCGATCACCCGTGCCATCAACGACAAAGCAACTTTGATTCGCATTCCTGTCCACATGCATGAGCAGATTCGCCAGTATCAGAAGCAAGTACTACATCTCGTCCATGCTTTGAACCGTACGCCAGATCGGCAGGAGATTGCCGTACTCTTGGATATTCCATTAGAAAAGGTGGAGGCCATCGAACTGGCTTTAATGATGAAGATGGAATCCATCGACGCTGAGCTGGATAGTGAGAAATGGCAGGCTTGGCATGAAGATGAGAGCTTGAGCTACGCTGAAATCATGGATGATGGGTTGTCCTCTCTGGATGACTGGATTGAAAAGGTAGACCTTCGCTCGCAAATGCGCGCAGCGTTGGAGCGGCTTAGTCCCCGCGCTCAAGAAATTATCTCCATGCGTTATGGTCTCTATGATGATCAAGTGTATACGCTGGAAGAAGTGGGGAAAATGTTTGGTCTTACCCGTGAGCGTATTCGCCAAATTGAAGCGACGACGATTGACCGATTGCGAACGCAAAAGGCTTCACACGTATTAAAAGATTATTTAACCTAA
- a CDS encoding C40 family peptidase has translation MKSAIVSVSVATVWTKPESPRDIDQVALHSPVDARSWLASLTVDEKLGFYDNNAIQTQALYGTRVEVVEEQGEWSQILIPDQTTNKNTTGYPGWVPSRQLAPWSDAFQVQQGQKLAMVTAAFTRLHTADKKPDIELAFLTKLPLIEETADWVTVATPNGTGLLPKADVQIVKANEPIELSGNRGEAIVEAGKRFLNLHYLWGGMSSYGYDCSGFAYNMHRSVGLQIPRDASDQAKAGQLVEKEALLPGDLLFFAHEEGKGRVHHVGIYMGNGEMIHSPDSRSAIEIVKLDGYKLEKEHCVSRRYW, from the coding sequence ATGAAATCTGCCATTGTTTCTGTCTCTGTCGCCACTGTGTGGACCAAGCCGGAGTCGCCGCGTGATATTGACCAAGTGGCACTCCACTCCCCGGTTGATGCACGAAGCTGGCTCGCTTCCCTTACTGTTGACGAGAAGCTTGGTTTTTACGACAATAACGCGATTCAAACCCAAGCGCTGTACGGTACGCGCGTAGAGGTAGTGGAGGAGCAAGGGGAATGGTCACAAATTCTGATTCCTGATCAGACGACGAACAAAAACACAACAGGCTATCCGGGCTGGGTTCCTTCTCGCCAGCTAGCACCGTGGTCAGATGCTTTTCAGGTACAGCAGGGCCAAAAGCTGGCGATGGTCACGGCGGCGTTTACCCGTCTACATACAGCCGACAAAAAGCCAGACATCGAGCTTGCGTTTTTGACCAAACTGCCGCTGATTGAGGAAACCGCTGACTGGGTAACGGTAGCGACACCGAACGGCACAGGACTTTTGCCAAAAGCAGATGTACAAATCGTGAAAGCAAACGAGCCCATTGAGCTGTCCGGCAATCGTGGAGAGGCAATCGTAGAAGCGGGCAAGCGATTTCTCAACCTGCATTATTTATGGGGCGGCATGTCCTCTTACGGGTATGACTGCTCAGGATTTGCGTACAACATGCACCGTTCTGTCGGTCTCCAGATTCCGCGTGATGCATCTGATCAGGCAAAAGCCGGGCAGCTCGTGGAAAAAGAAGCTTTGCTTCCGGGCGATCTGCTGTTTTTTGCCCATGAAGAGGGGAAAGGCAGAGTTCATCATGTGGGTATTTACATGGGGAATGGTGAAATGATTCATTCTCCGGATTCGCGAAGTGCCATCGAGATCGTCAAGCTGGATGGCTACAAGCTCGAAAAGGAACATTGCGTCTCCAGACGATATTGGTAA
- a CDS encoding anthranilate synthase component I family protein, with amino-acid sequence MFPTFADCQAYALSYPLVPLALRKPWSSTIDPWQVLTKLQPSLQNAVLLESGRAGRYTFLAYEPIATLRSQRGETIVSYPEGKIESIETHNPLNALRELMSRYRTPALPSMPDFAGGAVGYISYEMNRFFEPSLPQIATDDLQLPDLYVMIMQDLLVFDHETREIICLTHLSADNLTEESYRQAALQLEKRMDSIASLAMDRDETDWEALRKRPLAKLVPASVSFAKDQFEDAVRRVQEYIAQGDVFQVNLSVRQSKPVQVTAPEVYDVLRKLNPSPYMGYLSFPEFQLVSASPELLVKVKGKEVHTRPIAGTRPRGLTDEQDDALARELIDNEKERAEHVMLVDLERNDMGRVCRFGSVEVSEFMVVEKYSHVMHIVSHVKGELAAGKDALDAIEATFPGGTITGAPKVRTMEIIEELEPVKRGVYTGSIGWFGFNGDIEVNIAIRTMVIKDGVAHVQAGAGIVIDSVPEAEYAESLKKAEALWKALELSEQRTMS; translated from the coding sequence ATGTTCCCTACCTTTGCTGATTGCCAGGCGTACGCCTTATCTTATCCGTTAGTTCCCCTTGCCCTGCGTAAACCGTGGTCTTCGACGATTGATCCGTGGCAGGTGCTCACAAAACTACAGCCTTCTCTGCAAAATGCTGTCCTGTTGGAAAGTGGACGAGCTGGGCGGTATACCTTTTTGGCATATGAGCCTATCGCTACGCTGCGCAGTCAGCGAGGAGAAACCATCGTTTCGTACCCAGAAGGGAAAATCGAGAGCATAGAGACTCACAACCCATTGAATGCTTTACGAGAGCTGATGTCTCGTTACCGTACGCCTGCGCTTCCAAGTATGCCAGATTTTGCTGGAGGCGCCGTAGGCTATATCAGCTATGAGATGAACCGCTTTTTTGAGCCTAGCTTGCCACAGATCGCGACTGACGACTTACAGTTGCCAGACCTGTATGTTATGATAATGCAAGACCTTCTTGTCTTTGATCATGAGACCCGAGAGATCATTTGCCTGACGCATTTGAGCGCGGACAATTTGACCGAAGAGAGCTATCGACAAGCAGCACTCCAGCTGGAAAAACGCATGGACTCGATTGCTTCATTGGCAATGGATCGCGATGAGACAGATTGGGAAGCTTTGCGCAAAAGACCGCTTGCCAAGCTAGTGCCAGCGTCAGTATCCTTTGCCAAAGACCAATTCGAGGATGCCGTTCGCCGGGTGCAGGAGTACATCGCCCAAGGGGATGTTTTTCAGGTCAATCTGTCGGTACGGCAAAGCAAGCCGGTGCAGGTGACTGCCCCAGAAGTGTACGATGTGCTTCGCAAGCTGAATCCGTCTCCTTATATGGGCTATCTGAGCTTCCCTGAATTTCAATTGGTTAGTGCCTCGCCAGAGCTACTAGTAAAGGTAAAAGGCAAGGAAGTGCATACGCGTCCGATTGCCGGTACACGACCGCGTGGATTAACGGACGAGCAGGACGATGCATTGGCACGTGAGCTGATTGATAATGAAAAGGAACGCGCAGAGCATGTCATGCTGGTTGATTTGGAGCGCAATGACATGGGCCGTGTCTGTCGCTTTGGTAGTGTGGAGGTTAGCGAATTCATGGTCGTGGAGAAATATTCCCACGTCATGCATATCGTCTCTCACGTTAAAGGAGAGCTGGCAGCAGGCAAGGATGCGCTTGATGCGATCGAAGCGACTTTTCCGGGAGGTACCATCACCGGAGCGCCAAAAGTTCGCACGATGGAAATCATCGAGGAGCTGGAGCCAGTCAAGCGAGGCGTCTACACGGGATCAATCGGCTGGTTTGGCTTCAATGGTGATATCGAGGTCAACATTGCCATCCGCACCATGGTGATCAAGGATGGCGTAGCTCATGTGCAGGCTGGAGCGGGTATCGTGATTGACTCGGTTCCAGAGGCTGAGTATGCCGAGTCATTGAAAAAGGCAGAAGCGTTGTGGAAAGCGCTTGAGTTGAGCGAGCAGAGAACGATGAGTTGA
- the cysK gene encoding cysteine synthase A: MRVANSITDLIGFTPLVKLNRVVSEDIADIYLKLEFFNPGSSVKDRIALSMIEAAEADGSLKPGDTIIEPTSGNTGIGLAMVAAAKGYRAILVMPETMSIERRNLLRAYGAELVLTPGSEGMGGAIRKAEELAKEDSSYFIPQQFKNLANPAIHRETTARELLDQAKEIGGVDAFISGIGTGGTITGVGQVLREHYPNVQIVAVEPAASPVLSGGKPGPHKIQGIGAGFVPEILDTQIYDEIIKVENEDAFETARRVARQEGILGGISSGAAIHAALQVAAKLGKGKKVIVVIPSNGERYLSTPLYQFED; encoded by the coding sequence ATGCGCGTGGCTAATTCCATTACCGATTTGATTGGATTTACTCCGCTTGTGAAGCTGAATCGTGTTGTCAGCGAAGATATTGCAGACATTTATTTGAAGCTGGAGTTCTTCAACCCGGGCAGCAGTGTAAAAGACCGAATTGCGTTGTCGATGATTGAGGCAGCAGAGGCAGATGGAAGTCTGAAACCGGGTGATACCATCATTGAACCTACGAGCGGAAATACCGGTATTGGACTCGCGATGGTTGCTGCTGCAAAAGGATATCGTGCTATTCTTGTCATGCCAGAGACGATGAGTATTGAGCGACGCAATCTGTTGCGTGCGTATGGTGCGGAGCTGGTTCTCACACCAGGCAGCGAAGGGATGGGCGGAGCGATTCGCAAAGCGGAAGAGCTGGCGAAAGAAGATAGCTCGTATTTCATTCCGCAACAATTTAAAAACCTGGCAAACCCGGCCATTCACCGTGAGACAACTGCTCGTGAGCTGCTGGACCAAGCAAAGGAAATCGGCGGCGTAGATGCGTTTATCTCCGGTATTGGTACAGGCGGAACGATTACGGGTGTAGGGCAGGTTCTTCGTGAACACTATCCGAATGTACAAATCGTGGCTGTTGAGCCTGCGGCTTCGCCAGTTTTGTCTGGCGGCAAACCAGGACCACATAAGATCCAAGGTATCGGGGCTGGGTTTGTTCCAGAAATTCTCGATACACAAATTTACGACGAAATCATTAAGGTAGAAAACGAGGACGCTTTTGAAACCGCGCGTCGTGTTGCTCGTCAGGAAGGGATTCTCGGCGGGATTTCTTCTGGAGCAGCGATCCATGCGGCCCTGCAAGTAGCAGCGAAGCTCGGCAAAGGCAAAAAAGTGATCGTTGTCATTCCTTCGAATGGGGAGCGTTATTTGTCCACGCCTCTGTATCAGTTCGAAGATTAA
- the tatA gene encoding twin-arginine translocase TatA/TatE family subunit, translating into MLSSIGIPGLILILIIALVIFGPSKLPEIGRAFGRTLTEFKTAAKDLTKDDDEKEKAPEEALKRIN; encoded by the coding sequence ATGCTGTCGAGCATCGGTATTCCTGGATTAATTCTGATCCTGATCATTGCTTTGGTGATTTTCGGACCGAGTAAACTGCCAGAGATCGGTCGTGCTTTTGGACGAACCTTAACCGAATTTAAAACCGCAGCAAAAGATTTGACCAAAGACGATGATGAAAAAGAAAAGGCTCCAGAAGAAGCGTTGAAACGAATCAACTAA
- a CDS encoding ABC transporter ATP-binding protein, giving the protein MQRKKLVQVKNLTKTFTLGKGLSLTAADNVSFDIYEGETFGLVGESGCGKSTTGRTIIGLYQPTTGEVIFDGQNVHQASSAEQSKLTRHMQMIFQDPYASLNPRMNIAEIISEGLHLNGLYKGKERMKRVIELLEMVGLQKEHANRFPHEFSGGQRQRIGIARALAVNPTFIIADEPISALDVSVQAQVVNLMKKLQQEQKLTYLFIAHDLAMVKHISDRIGVMYLGNMVEMTASEILYESPKHPYTQALLSAIPVPDPDLEKSRERTIIEGDVPSPINPPSGCVFRTRCPVAKAVCAEKKPIWQEVDTNHFVACHLYQ; this is encoded by the coding sequence ATGCAACGAAAGAAGCTGGTCCAGGTAAAGAACCTGACAAAAACCTTTACGTTGGGTAAAGGGCTCTCACTTACGGCAGCGGACAATGTTTCCTTCGATATATATGAGGGGGAAACATTTGGACTGGTAGGGGAATCTGGCTGCGGCAAATCGACTACAGGCCGTACAATCATCGGGTTGTATCAACCGACGACAGGAGAAGTCATTTTTGATGGGCAAAACGTCCATCAGGCATCATCTGCTGAGCAGAGTAAGCTGACACGCCATATGCAAATGATTTTTCAGGACCCGTATGCTTCTCTGAATCCCCGAATGAACATTGCGGAAATCATCTCGGAGGGCCTTCATCTTAATGGGCTATATAAAGGGAAGGAACGAATGAAACGTGTGATTGAGCTGTTGGAGATGGTTGGTCTGCAAAAAGAGCATGCCAACCGTTTCCCGCATGAGTTCAGCGGTGGTCAGCGACAGCGGATAGGAATTGCTCGGGCGCTTGCCGTCAATCCTACCTTCATCATTGCCGATGAGCCGATTTCCGCACTTGATGTTTCGGTGCAGGCACAAGTCGTTAATTTAATGAAGAAACTACAGCAGGAACAAAAGCTGACGTATTTGTTTATCGCGCATGATTTGGCGATGGTCAAGCACATCAGTGACCGTATTGGCGTCATGTACCTGGGCAATATGGTCGAGATGACTGCCAGTGAAATTCTTTACGAATCACCGAAGCATCCTTACACGCAGGCGTTGTTGTCGGCCATTCCTGTCCCCGATCCTGATTTGGAGAAAAGCCGTGAGCGCACCATTATCGAAGGAGACGTTCCCAGCCCGATCAATCCACCTAGCGGCTGTGTGTTCCGTACGCGCTGTCCGGTAGCCAAAGCAGTATGCGCCGAAAAGAAGCCTATCTGGCAAGAAGTGGACACCAACCACTTCGTCGCCTGTCACTTGTATCAGTAG
- the hslO gene encoding Hsp33 family molecular chaperone HslO, whose product MGDYMIRATGFNGHVRAFAARTTESVEDMRRRHDMWNTATAAAGRTLTITLMMGAMLKGNESLYVKVKGGGPIGQIIAEANAHGEGIAYVSNPHVHFELNDKGKLDVARAVGTDGFVYVTKDLGLKEPYQGSAPIVSGEIGEDFTYYFVMSEQTPSAVGVGVLVNPEDRSVLAAGGFILQLLPNTPEEVVAAIEERLGQLPQVSRMIGEGLTPEEILARVLDEPKILSRTEIQFSCKCTADKVVQALISMGREEMEGLIEEQGEAEVHCHFCNERYHYDRSALEDILKDM is encoded by the coding sequence ATGGGCGATTATATGATAAGAGCAACTGGTTTTAATGGGCATGTTCGCGCATTTGCCGCACGCACGACAGAATCTGTCGAAGATATGCGTCGTCGTCACGACATGTGGAATACAGCGACAGCAGCAGCGGGACGTACGCTGACTATTACCTTGATGATGGGGGCTATGTTAAAAGGAAACGAGAGCCTCTATGTCAAAGTAAAAGGAGGCGGACCAATCGGGCAAATCATCGCGGAAGCAAACGCACATGGTGAAGGAATCGCTTATGTATCCAACCCGCATGTCCACTTTGAGCTAAACGATAAAGGCAAGCTCGATGTAGCGCGTGCAGTGGGAACAGACGGGTTTGTGTACGTGACGAAAGATCTCGGTCTCAAGGAGCCGTATCAAGGCAGTGCGCCGATCGTCTCTGGTGAGATTGGGGAAGACTTCACTTATTATTTTGTGATGTCCGAGCAAACGCCTTCAGCAGTAGGTGTGGGTGTACTGGTTAATCCTGAGGACCGTTCTGTTTTGGCAGCGGGTGGATTCATTCTTCAGCTGTTGCCGAATACGCCAGAAGAGGTTGTAGCAGCCATTGAAGAACGCTTGGGGCAGCTTCCACAGGTTTCTCGCATGATTGGCGAAGGTTTGACTCCTGAAGAGATTTTGGCCCGCGTATTGGATGAGCCAAAAATCCTTAGCCGCACGGAGATTCAATTTAGCTGCAAATGTACAGCGGATAAGGTTGTTCAGGCACTGATCAGCATGGGACGCGAAGAAATGGAAGGTCTGATTGAGGAACAGGGCGAAGCTGAAGTACACTGTCATTTCTGTAATGAACGTTACCATTATGACAGATCCGCGTTGGAAGACATCCTGAAAGACATGTAA
- a CDS encoding PhoX family protein — MDVNRRQFLTYLGVGTAALASVATGIPALAAGGTLSGKTADHLFGLDTKKHNFNPKFKEIHPTTKDDVVLPDGFKYDVVASYGDKINAAGDTFGFNNDFTCFLPIEGKSDHGLLWVNHEYLGELEYYVNGYDYLNADADDNKRTPEQIKKYLYALGGSIIEIKKENGSWKLVSDSEYGRRVSGLTKHVLTGPAASIAKEVTGTFANCSGGVTMWNTILSCEENYMDVVGDCKLPEAEHYGWVVEVDPFDPKSTPKKHTALGRFSHENTAMVLAPTGQLVVYMGDDAKDQYVYKYVSKGKYDPKAGKNNSKLLEEGTLYVANFGKGKWIALDFATNEALQKAVDADGKPMFASQADVLLNCRDASKAVGATPMDRPEDLEVHPIDGSVFIALTNNDKHGNFYGQIVRLFENDNNHAGLEFTFEIFAAGGPQSGFAAPDNMAFDSAGNLWVVTDISSSSMNSGIYKSFGNNGVFFIPTTGNSKGEAAQFASAPVGAEMTGPWFTPDEKTLFLAVQHPGENLKSYDKPTSHWPKGGNAVAMPSVIAITGF, encoded by the coding sequence ATGGATGTAAATCGTCGACAGTTTTTGACTTATCTCGGTGTAGGGACAGCGGCGTTGGCTTCGGTAGCAACAGGAATTCCTGCCCTGGCAGCTGGCGGTACCCTATCAGGAAAAACGGCTGATCATCTGTTTGGTCTCGATACAAAAAAACATAACTTCAATCCGAAATTCAAAGAAATTCATCCGACTACAAAAGACGACGTTGTACTGCCGGACGGCTTCAAATACGATGTAGTGGCTTCCTATGGCGATAAAATCAATGCAGCAGGAGATACCTTCGGGTTCAACAATGACTTCACCTGTTTCCTTCCAATCGAAGGCAAGTCCGATCATGGCCTCTTGTGGGTGAATCACGAATATTTAGGTGAGTTGGAATATTACGTGAATGGCTATGACTACCTGAATGCAGATGCGGATGACAACAAACGTACCCCTGAGCAAATCAAGAAGTACTTGTATGCACTGGGCGGTTCCATTATTGAAATCAAAAAAGAAAATGGCAGCTGGAAGCTTGTTTCCGATTCCGAATATGGCCGTAGGGTAAGCGGGTTGACCAAGCATGTACTGACTGGCCCAGCAGCTTCTATTGCCAAAGAAGTAACCGGAACATTTGCGAACTGTTCTGGCGGTGTCACGATGTGGAATACAATTCTTTCCTGCGAGGAAAACTACATGGACGTCGTCGGTGATTGCAAACTGCCTGAAGCCGAGCATTATGGTTGGGTTGTTGAGGTAGATCCATTTGATCCGAAATCGACTCCGAAAAAGCATACAGCGCTGGGCAGATTCTCCCACGAAAACACGGCAATGGTTCTGGCTCCGACTGGACAACTGGTCGTCTACATGGGGGATGATGCGAAAGACCAATACGTGTACAAGTATGTATCCAAAGGCAAGTACGATCCGAAGGCAGGGAAAAACAATTCCAAGCTGCTGGAAGAGGGTACACTGTACGTTGCCAACTTCGGTAAGGGCAAGTGGATTGCATTGGATTTCGCAACAAATGAAGCACTGCAAAAAGCAGTCGATGCAGATGGCAAACCGATGTTTGCTTCTCAGGCTGACGTGCTTCTCAACTGCCGTGATGCATCCAAAGCAGTAGGGGCTACCCCGATGGATCGCCCAGAAGACCTGGAAGTTCATCCGATTGATGGTTCCGTCTTCATTGCCTTGACCAACAACGACAAGCATGGCAACTTCTACGGACAAATCGTTCGCCTGTTCGAGAATGACAACAACCATGCAGGCTTGGAGTTTACGTTTGAGATTTTTGCAGCAGGCGGACCACAAAGCGGTTTTGCGGCGCCAGACAACATGGCTTTCGACAGCGCGGGTAACCTGTGGGTCGTGACAGACATCTCGTCTTCGTCGATGAACAGCGGCATTTATAAATCCTTTGGAAACAATGGGGTGTTCTTCATTCCAACAACGGGTAACAGCAAGGGAGAAGCCGCACAATTCGCCTCTGCACCAGTAGGCGCTGAAATGACAGGTCCTTGGTTCACCCCTGATGAAAAAACACTGTTCCTGGCGGTGCAGCATCCAGGTGAAAACCTGAAGTCGTATGACAAGCCGACCAGCCACTGGCCTAAAGGCGGAAATGCAGTAGCCATGCCGAGCGTGATTGCTATTACAGGTTTCTAG
- the pabA gene encoding aminodeoxychorismate/anthranilate synthase component II — MILMIDNYDSFTYNLVQYVGELGEELQVYRNDKITLEEIERLAPDYLMVSPGPCTPNEAGISMDAIRHFAGKIPILGVCLGHQSIGQVFGGKVIRAERLMHGKTSEVFHDGKTIFQDIPSPFTAARYHSLIIEEASIPSELEVTARTAEGEIMAVRHREYPIEGVQFHPESIITEHGKQLLKNFLTAYARHTTG; from the coding sequence ATGATTTTGATGATTGATAACTACGATTCCTTTACCTACAATTTGGTGCAGTATGTGGGAGAGCTTGGGGAAGAGCTGCAAGTGTATCGCAATGACAAAATTACACTGGAAGAAATCGAACGATTGGCACCGGATTACTTAATGGTGTCTCCAGGACCGTGCACGCCAAATGAAGCGGGGATCAGCATGGATGCGATCCGCCATTTTGCCGGAAAAATTCCGATTTTGGGTGTTTGCTTGGGTCATCAGTCCATTGGGCAAGTGTTTGGTGGAAAAGTCATTCGGGCTGAGCGCCTGATGCACGGAAAAACGTCGGAAGTTTTCCATGATGGCAAAACTATCTTTCAAGACATTCCTTCTCCCTTTACGGCGGCACGCTACCATTCCTTGATTATTGAGGAAGCGTCCATTCCGAGTGAGCTGGAAGTAACCGCCCGGACAGCCGAAGGCGAAATTATGGCTGTGCGCCATCGGGAGTACCCAATCGAAGGGGTCCAGTTCCACCCTGAATCGATTATTACCGAGCACGGCAAGCAATTGCTGAAGAACTTCCTTACCGCATACGCGCGCCATACGACAGGTTAA
- a CDS encoding peptidyl-prolyl cis-trans isomerase — protein MTNVKGLWAFIGALVLLLLAVTWAWYQASGKLQPAAIVGDKTISNDEYVTALKQKFGKQVLNDMINREVVFQEAKRSGITVDPKQLEQELSQIRDSYGSRTDSEFEAALLKQAGTTVEALKQEISYQILLQTLATKDMTIKDEEVLNVYNSRSDRYTRPMQMRLGQIVVASQKEAEQVLADLKNGADFQTIAKERSIDADTAVNGGDVGWVSIKDNRLPDEAKPIVEKLEKNKYSEAIKIEDQYVIYQLTERREASQRTFEEVKDELRREIAFAQVESLDVVLERLRKSVGVQISGQMPH, from the coding sequence ATGACCAACGTAAAAGGGTTGTGGGCATTCATTGGGGCGCTTGTATTGTTGCTGCTTGCCGTTACCTGGGCATGGTACCAGGCATCAGGCAAGCTGCAGCCTGCCGCCATCGTAGGGGATAAGACGATTAGCAACGATGAGTATGTAACGGCGCTGAAACAAAAGTTCGGTAAGCAAGTACTAAACGACATGATTAATCGGGAAGTCGTTTTTCAAGAGGCGAAGCGATCCGGTATCACGGTTGATCCGAAGCAGCTGGAGCAAGAGCTTTCCCAGATTCGCGACAGTTACGGCAGTCGGACAGACAGCGAGTTTGAGGCTGCGCTGTTAAAACAAGCGGGTACGACCGTGGAAGCCCTGAAGCAGGAGATTTCTTACCAAATCCTGCTGCAAACCCTGGCAACGAAGGACATGACCATCAAGGATGAAGAAGTGCTAAACGTCTACAATAGCCGATCTGACCGCTATACCCGACCGATGCAGATGCGTTTAGGACAAATCGTGGTGGCTTCACAAAAAGAAGCGGAACAAGTGTTGGCTGATTTAAAAAACGGGGCCGACTTTCAGACGATTGCCAAAGAGCGTTCGATTGATGCGGATACAGCGGTAAACGGCGGCGATGTAGGCTGGGTTTCCATCAAGGATAATCGATTGCCTGACGAGGCGAAGCCCATTGTAGAAAAGCTGGAGAAAAACAAATATAGCGAAGCGATCAAAATAGAAGATCAATACGTCATTTACCAACTGACAGAGCGCAGGGAAGCCAGTCAACGGACGTTTGAAGAGGTAAAAGATGAGCTGCGCCGAGAAATCGCATTTGCCCAGGTCGAGTCGCTGGATGTCGTGCTGGAGCGATTGCGAAAATCGGTAGGGGTCCAGATTTCTGGGCAAATGCCTCATTGA
- the tatC gene encoding twin-arginine translocase subunit TatC, whose amino-acid sequence MSKEMPILEHVTDLRRRILIVLSVLVVSMVICFLFVDHIYLALANHSGEKLAILGPGDILSIYVKLAAVGALAITIPVAAYQVWRFVVPALEERERKVALMYIPALFLLFIFGLSFAYFVLFPMMYKFVLGLSNGNFELVITANDYFTFMLNLCLPFGLLFELPVVVLFLSHLGILNPHRLAKMRKPAYLVLAIISITITPPDFLSDIMVIVPLIVLYEISITISRFVHGKRTQETALSPENMI is encoded by the coding sequence GTGAGCAAAGAGATGCCTATACTTGAGCATGTTACAGACCTGCGCCGCAGGATTTTGATTGTGCTGTCCGTTCTTGTTGTCAGTATGGTTATCTGCTTTTTGTTTGTGGATCATATTTATTTGGCGTTAGCGAATCATTCAGGGGAAAAGCTGGCGATTCTTGGGCCGGGAGATATCCTGTCGATCTATGTAAAGCTGGCCGCAGTCGGTGCGCTTGCGATTACAATCCCGGTTGCCGCTTACCAAGTTTGGCGCTTTGTGGTGCCCGCATTGGAAGAAAGAGAGCGAAAAGTGGCGCTTATGTATATCCCGGCTCTATTCTTGCTGTTTATTTTCGGGCTTTCCTTCGCCTACTTTGTGCTCTTTCCGATGATGTACAAATTTGTGTTGGGGCTATCCAACGGGAATTTTGAACTGGTCATTACAGCGAACGATTACTTCACCTTTATGCTCAATCTGTGTCTGCCGTTTGGGTTGCTTTTTGAACTGCCGGTTGTCGTTTTGTTTTTGAGCCATTTGGGGATTCTCAACCCGCATCGTTTGGCTAAAATGCGCAAACCCGCCTATTTGGTGCTCGCGATTATCTCGATTACCATTACGCCGCCTGATTTTCTTTCCGATATTATGGTAATTGTGCCACTGATCGTTTTATATGAAATCTCCATTACTATCTCGCGTTTC